Proteins encoded together in one Vibrio metoecus window:
- the tnaA gene encoding tryptophanase, which yields MENFKHLPEPFRIRVIEPVKRTTREYREKAILNAGMNPFLLDSEDVFIDLLTDSGTGAITQEMQAAMFRGDEAYSGSRSYHALARAVKDIFGYEYTIPTHQGRGAEQIYIPVLIKKREKEKGLDRSKMVALSNYFFDTTQGHTQINCCVAKNVYTEEAFDTGVKADFKGNFDLEKLEQAILEAGPANVPYIVSTITCNSAGGQPVSIANLKAVYEIAQRYDIPVIMDSARFAENAYFIQQRERDYRNWSIEEITREAYKYADGLAMSAKKDAMVQMGGLLCFKDESFFDVYTECRTLCVVQEGFPTYGGLEGGAMERLAVGLYDGMRQDWLAYRINQVEYLVNGLEAIGVVCQQAGGHAAFVDAGKLLPHIPADQFPAHALACELYKVAGIRAVEIGSLLLGRDPATGKQHPCPAELLRLTIPRATYTQTHMDFIIEAFEKVKANARNVKGLEFTYEPPVLRHFTARLKEKA from the coding sequence ATGGAAAACTTTAAACACTTACCTGAACCTTTCCGTATTCGTGTTATTGAACCCGTAAAACGTACCACACGGGAATATCGTGAAAAGGCGATTTTAAATGCTGGCATGAACCCTTTTTTACTCGATAGCGAAGATGTGTTTATTGACCTACTGACAGATAGCGGCACTGGCGCAATCACTCAAGAGATGCAAGCCGCGATGTTCCGTGGTGATGAAGCCTACAGCGGCAGCCGCAGCTACCACGCACTCGCGAGAGCGGTTAAAGATATTTTTGGTTATGAATACACCATTCCTACTCACCAAGGTCGTGGTGCAGAGCAGATTTATATTCCTGTTTTGATTAAAAAACGTGAAAAAGAGAAAGGACTCGATCGCAGTAAAATGGTCGCCCTATCTAACTACTTTTTCGATACCACTCAAGGCCATACTCAAATCAACTGCTGTGTTGCTAAAAACGTGTACACCGAAGAAGCGTTTGATACCGGTGTAAAAGCCGATTTTAAAGGCAATTTCGACTTAGAAAAGCTCGAACAAGCCATCCTTGAAGCGGGCCCTGCTAACGTCCCATATATTGTCAGCACCATCACTTGTAACTCTGCGGGTGGCCAGCCGGTTTCTATCGCCAACTTGAAAGCCGTGTATGAGATTGCCCAGCGTTACGACATTCCCGTGATCATGGATTCTGCTCGTTTTGCTGAAAATGCGTATTTTATTCAGCAACGTGAGCGCGATTATCGCAACTGGAGTATCGAAGAGATCACGCGTGAAGCTTACAAATACGCCGATGGACTCGCGATGTCGGCCAAAAAGGATGCCATGGTGCAGATGGGCGGCTTACTCTGCTTCAAAGACGAAAGCTTCTTTGATGTGTACACAGAATGCCGAACCCTGTGTGTGGTGCAAGAAGGCTTCCCAACTTACGGTGGCTTAGAAGGCGGTGCCATGGAGCGTTTGGCGGTTGGCTTGTATGACGGTATGCGCCAAGATTGGCTCGCTTATCGCATTAACCAAGTGGAGTATCTGGTCAACGGCTTAGAAGCGATCGGGGTTGTTTGCCAACAAGCTGGCGGCCATGCCGCGTTTGTCGATGCCGGTAAACTGCTGCCTCACATCCCAGCAGACCAATTCCCTGCTCACGCTTTAGCTTGTGAACTCTATAAAGTCGCAGGCATTCGCGCAGTAGAAATTGGTTCACTCCTGCTTGGCCGTGATCCTGCAACCGGAAAACAGCATCCTTGCCCAGCTGAATTGCTCCGTTTAACCATTCCTCGCGCAACTTATACGCAAACCCATATGGATTTCATCATCGAAGCATTTGAGAAGGTGAAAGCCAATGCTCGTAACGTAAAAGGATTGGAGTTTACTTACGAGCCACCCGTGCTACGCCACTTTACGGCTCGTTTAAAAGAAAAAGCCTAA